The following coding sequences are from one Haliotis asinina isolate JCU_RB_2024 chromosome 3, JCU_Hal_asi_v2, whole genome shotgun sequence window:
- the LOC137277161 gene encoding cys-loop ligand-gated ion channel-like, with protein sequence MFGIPGMGDQSMPTASAAAVEEIPTPDVGASSKKRQISLKIVFLKISNIDTIKEEYSADIFLSARWREPALDHTNNMKIDWASYFDPKLNIQNNIGELKQTTWREVQTEPDGQTYVMERRRIKGKFFEKLELQDFPFDIQDLSILITSESPPTDVELVELNSTVSHVNVDSFVDQQEWGLYDFVVGEKRLMPNEYSSMKYKRPGMVFRCCAVRKVGYFTWNIMLIIAMISSLAFATFSVDRKLPQNRLQLSFTLVLTMVTFKFVASQSVPKLSYLTYLDRYILLSMSFLFLVCCWHAVITLYNADAVTAGLMDYYAFFTFIGVYLFGQLTFSLFVGTKFLIKKKQKERAEEEYQKKVESMPVEERPQRRRRRRKHLMKVTPFI encoded by the exons AGGCAGATTTCACTGAAGATCGTGTTTCTGAAGATCAGCAACATAGACACCATCAAGGAAGAGTACTCTGCGGACATCTTCCTCTCAGCCAGATGGAGAGAACCAGCACTAGACCACACCAACAACATG AAAATCGACTGGGCGTCATACTTCGACCCCAAGCTCAACATTCAAAACAACATCGGTGAATTGAAGCAGACCACATGGCGAGAGGTGCAGACAGAGCCGGATGGGCAGACGTATGTGATGGAGAGACGCCGCATCAAGGGCAAGTTCTTCGAGAAGTTGGAGCTGCAGGATTTTCCGTTTGACATCCAA GACTTATCCATCCTCATCACCAGCGAATCCCCGCCAACTGATGTGGAGCTGGTGGAGTTAAACTCCACCGTCAGCCACGTCAACGTGGACAGCTTTGTTGATCAGCAGGAATGGGGGTTGTACGACTTCGTGGTTGGCGAGAAACGTCTCATGCCAAATGAATATAGCAGCATGAAGTACAAGCGTCCTGGAATGGTCTTCCGGTGCTGCGCAGTCAGGAAGGTCGGCTACTTTACCTGGAACATCATGCTGATCATT GCCATGATCAGTTCCCTGGCATTTGCCACTTTCTCTGTTGACCGGAAGCTGCCCCAGAACCGCCTACAGTTGTCCTTCACCTTGGTCCTCACCATGGTGACCTTCAAGTTCGTGGCCTCGCAGTCAGTACCCAAGCTCTCCTACCTGACGTATCTG GACCGTTACATCCTTCTGTCGATGTCGTTCCTGTTCCTAGTGTGCTGTTGGCACGCTGTCATCACGTTGTACAATGCTGACGCCGTCACCGCTGGCCTGATGGACTACTACGCATTCTTTACTTTTATTGGCGTGTATCTGTTTGGACAGCTGACTTTCAGTCTTTTCGTTGGGACAAAG TTCCTGATTAAAAAGAAACAGAAGGAACGCGCTGAAGAGGAATATCAA AAAAAGGTTGAAAGCATGCCCGTGGAGGAACGACCACAAAGGCGTAGACGAAGACGTAAACACCTGATGAAGGTCACGCCGTTCATATAA